A DNA window from Camelina sativa cultivar DH55 chromosome 17, Cs, whole genome shotgun sequence contains the following coding sequences:
- the LOC104755888 gene encoding uncharacterized protein LOC104755888, with translation MEDWFLWLSRTNLEPSLIHEYGLSFSQNELELEDVAYFNHEFLQSMGISIAKHRLEILKLARRDRKNAPPLTSRSISRFVVAIKKTGKCFSDHVRAWIRREEESSRALVLLPQKKKTSSRISKWRSGGFMKRNKRSVMPSNGNGGFEKQERLLLTNGTPCRLDSFSSPMVFDYSCKDEKLLYDQDTCFEDVKWDSMFQNLKPT, from the coding sequence ATGGAAGATTGGTTCTTATGGCTCTCGAGAACAAACCTTGAACCTTCTCTAATCCACGAATACGGTCTCTCCTTCTCCCAGAACGAGCTCGAACTCGAAGACGTTGCTTACTTCAACCACGAGTTTCTCCAGAGCATGGGAATCTCCATCGCTAAACATCGTCTCGAGATTCTCAAACTCGCTCGCCGAGATCGCAAGAACGCTCCTCCACTCACCTCTCGGTCGATCTCCAGATTCGTGGTTGCTATCAAGAAAACAGGTAAATGTTTCTCCGATCACGTACGCGCCTGGATCCGCCGCGAAGAAGAGTCGTCTCGAGCTCTGGTGTTGTTGccgcagaagaagaagacgagcaGCAGGATTAGTAAGTGGAGATCAGGCGGGTTTATGAAGAGGAACAAGAGATCTGTGATGCCGAGTAATGGAAATGGTGGATTTGAGAAGCAAGAGAGGTTGCTCTTGACCAATGGGACTCCTTGTAGACTCGATAGCTTCTCAAGTCCCATGGTTTTTGATTACAGTTGCAAGGATGAGAAACTACTTTATGATCAAGATACTTGTTTCGAAGATGTCAAATGGGATTCTATGTTTCAGAATCTCAAACCTACTTAG
- the LOC104759241 gene encoding protein NUCLEAR FUSION DEFECTIVE 4-like, with protein MREALVKADFWLLWFLYFLGVGSGVTVLNNLAQVGIAVGIENTTVLLCLFSFFNFVGRLSSGAISEHFVKSRAMPRTVWMTLAQFLMVLAFILYALSSTATLYPATALLGTCYGFQYSLMVPTASELFGLEHFGIIYSFMILGNPIGAVLFSGLLAGRLYDAEAIRQGSSTCYGPDCFKLTFMILACVCGVAAILGVILTVRIRPVYQSLYGSRSFRLPQE; from the coding sequence ATGAGAGAAGCTTTGGTCAAGGCTGATTTCTGGCTTCTATGGTTTCTTTACTTCCTTGGTGTTGGTTCTGGTGTCACTGTTTTAAACAACTTGGCTCAGGTTGGGATTGCAGTTGGCATTGAGAACACAACAGTCTTGTTATGCCTCTTTAGTTTCTTTAACTTTGTTGGCCGGCTTAGCTCAGGAGCCATCTCAGAGCACTTTGTCAAGTCAAGAGCAATGCCGAGAACCGTGTGGATGACATTGGCACAGTTTCTAATGGTACTTGCTTTCATTCTCTACGCTCTCTCTTCAACCGCCACTCTCTATCCCGCAACCGCGCTTCTAGGCACATGCTACGGGTTCCAGTACTCTCTCATGGTTCCTACAGCATCTGAGCTCTTTGGACTAGAACACTTTGGCATCATCTATAGTTTCATGATTCTAGGAAACCCAATTGGTGCAGTTCTCTTCTCCGGTTTACTAGCTGGTCGTTTGTATGATGCTGAGGCTATTAGACAAGGAAGCTCGACTTGTTACGGACCAGATTGTTTCAAGCTTACTTTCATGATCCTGGCTTGCGTCTGTGGAGTTGCCGCAATTCTAGGCGTGATTCTAACTGTTAGAATAAGACCGGTTTATCAGTCTCTATACGGTTCAAGATCTTTCCGGTTACCTCAAGAGTAG
- the LOC104759242 gene encoding mediator of RNA polymerase II transcription subunit 15a-like, which translates to MKRHTTAMPLSVGSLGGSSVGDSYNQFAGLVGMESTVTCGGHKGRTETEHALLEXLSSKQMFPIRPLRLLVPCSYPNVSPSILDILPVETSKENEDLSSKAMARFNILLRSLSQPMSLKDIAKTWDACARAVICEYAQQFGGGTFSSKYGIWEKHEVAS; encoded by the exons ATGAAGCGTCACACAACTGCAATGCCACTGAGCGTTGGTTCACTGGGAGGAAGTAGTGTTGGTGATAGCTACAACCAGTTTGCTGGTTTGGTAGGTATGGAATCTACTGTGACATGTGGTGGACATAAGGGAAGAACTGAG ACCGAGCATGCCCTTTTGGAGANTCTCTCATCAAAACAAATG TTTCCTATTCGACCACTGCGTTTGCTGGTTCCTTGTAGCTACCCCAACGTCTCTCCATCTATTCTGGACATACTCCCGGTTGAAACCAG CAAAGAGAACGAGGACCTCTCGTCCAAAGCTATGGCAAGGTTCAACATATTGCTAAGAAGTTTGTCACAGCCAATGTCGCTCAAAGACATAGCCAAGACATGGGACGCTTGTGCTCGGGCAGTGATTTGTGAGTACGCACAGCAATTTGGTGGTGGAACTTTCAGCTCAAAATACGGAATTTGGGAGAAACATGAAGTCGCTTCCTGA